AGGGCTCATCATAAAATTTATAGCGTCTACTCCAGGCATATCAATCAAAATGTATTTAATAAAGAACCCTAATAATAAATATTTTAACGGAAATAAAATCCACGTTAACCATTTTGGCAGATCAAACGACTTTTTTTTAAAAAGCTTTTTCCCCAACTTCCCAATCCATTCACTTACTGTACCAATTGGACAAATCCAGCTGCAAAAAGATCGGCGGAATAAAAAACCTGAGCCTACGATAAAAAGTAATAAAACTAAACCAGCAGGATGGACGGGATCAAAATCACCAGACGTGATCCACACTTTAAAACCAACAAGTGCACTAACAGGTAAAAAACCTTCCACTGCCGAAGGGCGCTCAACAAAAGACTCTACCCCTGATGTTGCAAAATGATTATAAAATTGATAAAAGCGAAATCCAACAAATAATATAAAAAATAAAAATAGGAGCTGAACCGTCATTCTTGTATACTCGATCGGTCTTCTTTTTAATTTTCTAACCAACTTTTTGCTGTTCATGCTAGCCCTCCTCATTCATAGCTTATAATATAGGAAAGGAGGCGCTTTTTTCGTGATTTTTTTCACAATCTCACAGGATTTTTGAATGTGTCGAAAAGATTTCAAGAATCCTCCAACAAATGTTCAGAATTAGCGGGACCTTAATATAAAAAAGGCTTGACCACGATTTGGGCCAGCCCTTTGATTGTCTTTATTTTTGATTGATTGGAAGAATCATAGAAACTTTTGTCCCCTGTTCTTTCTTGCTTTCAAAAAGTAGTTCCCCATGATGGTCTTCTATTATTTTCTTGGTAACAAGTAACCCTAAACCCGTGCCATCCTGCTTTGTAGTAAAAAAAGGTTCACCAAGCTTTTTAAGTTTTTCAGCATCAACACCACAGCCGTGGTCTTGAACCGTTACTTGTATTTTGTTAGGACCATTTCCTGCTACAAACACCTCAACAGTACCACCATGATGCATAGACTCAATAGCATTTTTCAAGATATTGATTAAGGCTTGTTTAATTTGTTTTTCATTACACTCCACTAACGGTAAACTACCGCCAGGATTTACAACGATTTTCGACCCATAGTTATCAGCT
The DNA window shown above is from Bacillus sp. T3 and carries:
- a CDS encoding 4Fe-4S binding protein is translated as MNSKKLVRKLKRRPIEYTRMTVQLLFLFFILFVGFRFYQFYNHFATSGVESFVERPSAVEGFLPVSALVGFKVWITSGDFDPVHPAGLVLLLFIVGSGFLFRRSFCSWICPIGTVSEWIGKLGKKLFKKKSFDLPKWLTWILFPLKYLLLGFFIKYILIDMPGVDAINFMMSPYNIISDVKMLQFFLNISGFAIKFILVLFVLSLFFRNFWCRFLCPYGALIGIGSLLGITKIKRNEDSCIDCNACTRVCPQRIRVSETKAVLTPECSACMLCVEACPVKDTLTVQVGKKKVNKWVIPVSFFIVFTITIIVAKLTGHWNTIITYDDFKVLIPMMDSIGH